Proteins encoded together in one Scheffersomyces stipitis CBS 6054 chromosome 5, complete sequence window:
- a CDS encoding predicted protein (go_component nucleus~go_function nucleic acid binding; zinc ion binding) yields the protein MPKYYCDYCNSYLTHDTMSVRKSHLIGRNHIKYYCTYYETKAKETGIWNPDDLVYEVTFETLNRAAPGSAPIRRKHYDHDHVDVSYKTEETDGKDSEIDAKYREESALKLPPPPNLTGFPNPPPSIFHYTEEYKKAIAKYKEQS from the coding sequence ATGCCCAAGTACTACTGTGATTACTGTAATTCGTACTTGACTCACGATACCATGAGCGTGAGAAAGTCTCATTTAATCGGTAGAAACCACATCAAATACTATTGTACATACTACGAAACAAAGGCCAAGGAAACGGGAATATGGAATCCTGACGATTTGGTGTATGAAGTCACGTTTGAGACCCTTAACCGTGCTGCTCCTGGAAGTGCACCTATACGAAGAAAGCATTACGATCACGATCATGTGGATGTTTCGTACAAGACTGAAGAAACCGATGGTAAGGACTCGGAAATAGACGCTAAATATAGAGAGGAATCAGCATTGAAATTGCCTCCTCCTCCAAACTTGACAGGGTTCCCAAATCCGCCACCTTCTATATTTCATTACACAGAAGAGTATAAGAAAGCAATTGCCAAGTACAAAGAGCAATCATGA
- the ATP14 gene encoding F1F0-ATPase complex, subunit h, translated as MFRPVIRLSSKRLFSVTPRRSSAIADLYIQQIKAFKPVALSAKDLEGAVQAFQLPAKPAVPSSEISAEALNAYETSEVETAAVPSSSGAAPVEEDWFVFEEETEEHH; from the exons ATGTTTAGACCAGTTATT CGTTTGTCATCTAAGAGATTGTTCTCTGTtactccaagaagaagcagcgCCATTGCTGATTTATacattcaacaaatcaaaGCCTTCAAGCCTGTTGCTCTCTCTGCCAAGGACCTCGAAGGTGCCGTGCAAGCTTTCCAATTGCCAGCTAAGCCTGCTGTGCCATCTTCTGAAATCAGTGCTGAAGCCTTGAATGCATACGAAACTTCCGAAGTGGAAACTGCCGCTGTGCCATCCTCTTCTGGTGCTGCTcctgttgaagaagactgGTTCGTTTTCGAAGAAGAGACCGAAGAACACCACTAA
- a CDS encoding predicted protein, translating into MSLGAAYLDTEPIRHASDLINSMLLSRAYTDQKIQFTTIDWDDLIRDQVLDNEEVPKINELKVTEKLYENDRATINIIHSLLVALDRNRGQQKLSNQTIHQKDATIESLKSRISLLETQLAQSENKVDKLVHFDQNELNKRITDLSRHNKIQAQDLNKLRNWAGDIKTKYRVELKKKTLEISELKNKLLEKRNLSSTLVYGIPSSSNGHVGANNDDSATINANIIYNNNPIIDNTNTSTNIVNSPITQQILNSEHVELSSNFTSVIDSLASENYKFSRLIDSINEYYYEFNNQLSDVKLRDISAVVIPNPSDIIDLQSISKVEPGVIQRYLDELESFDVLSKPILNNIYKLYHNLTNLVFVLGNSSTTFSPDRDNTRSKQLEKDLDIMTRNWKDALKTAENWRNIHQKHIEQENK; encoded by the coding sequence ATGTCCTTAGGAGCAGCCTACTTAGACACGGAACCGATCCGCCATGCTTCTGATCTCATCAATTCTATGTTGTTGTCACGTGCATACACTGATCAGAAGATCCAGTTCACAACTATAGACTGGGATGATCTTATACGAGATCAAGTATTGGACAACGAAGAAGTTCCCAAAATTAATGAGCTCAAAGTCACAGAGAAGTTGTATGAAAACGACAGAGCAACTATCAACATTATTCATTCTTTACTCGTAGCATTAGACAGAAATCGTGGGCAGCAGAAATTGTCCAACCAGACTATTCATCAGAAAGATGCCACTATAGAGAGTTTAAAAAGTCGAATACTGTTGCTTGAAACACAATTGGCGCAGTCAGAGAATAAGGTGGACAAATTGGTTCATTTTGACCAAaacgagttgaacaaaCGTATCACAGACTTGAGTCGACACAATAAGATCCAGGCACAAGACCTAAATAAGCTCAGGAATTGGGCTGGAGATATAAAGACGAAGTATAGAGTCGAATTAAAAAAGAAGACGCTTGAGATCAGCGAATTGAAAAACAAActtttggaaaagagaaatcTTTCATCGACTCTAGTTTACGGAATAccgtcttcttccaatggACATGTTGGTGCAAACAATGATGATTCAGCCACTATCAATGCCAATATAATATACAACAATAATCCCATAATAGATAACACGAACACATCCACTAATATTGTGAATTCGCCTATAACTCAACAGATTCTAAATCTGGAACATGTTGAattgtcttcaaatttCACTTCTGTGATAGACAGCCttgcttctgaaaattaCAAGTTTTCACGATTAATTGATTCCATCAATGAATACTACTACGAGTTTAACAATCAGCTCTCTGACGTTAAGTTGCGAGACATATCTGCGGTTGTTATACCGAATCCATCAGATATAATCGATCTCCAGTCTATTTCTAAAGTAGAACCTGGGGTAATCCAGAGATACCTAGACGAACTAGAATCTTTCGATGTTCTCTCCAAGCCTATATTGAACAACATATACAAATTATATCATAACTTGACGAATCTAGTCTTCGTCTTGGGAAATTCTTCTACGACATTTTCGCCAGACAGAGATAACACCAGAAGTAAACAACTAGAAAAGGACTTAGATATTATGACAAGAAACTGGAAGGATGCATTGAAAACAGCCGAAAATTGGCGAAACATACATCAAAAACATATTGAACAGGAGAATAAATAG
- a CDS encoding predicted protein produces the protein MSISNTAVIGVFITIFGLMILLSVTLFATITCCCYAYVEENDKNTPGRLKFGLMSPLRTAPSRFGGIHANQVISGPVDLENQLHQVKSYNAPNNTRISPLSSQIVLNSFPISNANQNKSHSNHNTNTSKDNIQHCNTSEYESAVEKFDNMTEGLFDDLKQNPNLRRAHSETIARRMSFIHYKRDGSNNIQTVLARPSEKKQNYISDQYDSFSRTLMLQSLIQDSVNNDERAIKEVRDPFSHHLVSVGGIVVVVKPFQGREEYEFKYLQPGDLLRIVKFYVRQDSDQVSVKSLSMMKRENDNNISHEELINSNKDSVSGEVTLDGYKLHDEEIFVDKSDPNYGKIYCTGIILNTFLEYNSETSDLSLRVKKITSRTTSDYDLLKDFPLN, from the coding sequence ATGTCTATAAGCAATACAGCAGTTATTGGCGTATTCATTACCATCTTTGGATTAATGATTCTTCTCAGTGTGACCCTCTTTGCCACTATCACTTGTTGCTGCTATGCCTACGTCGAGGAAAATGATAAAAACACTCCAGGAAGATTGAAATTTGGACTAATGTCTCCTTTAAGAACAGCACCTTCTAGATTCGGCGGCATCCATGCCAATCAGGTCATTTCTGGTCCAGTagatcttgaaaatcaGCTCCATCAAGTCAAAAGCTACAACGCTCCCAATAATACACGTATTTCTCCCTTGTCTTCGCAGATTGTCCTTAATAGCTTTCCCATTTCCAATGCCAACCAGAACAAAAGTCATTCCAATCACAACACCAACACTTCCAAAGACAACATTCAGCACTGTAATACGCTGGAATACGAAAGTGcagttgaaaagtttgacAACATGACTGAGGGGTTGTTTGACGATCTCAAACAGAACCCAAATCTAAGAAGGGCTCATCTGGAAACTATTGCAAGACGTATGTCGTTCATTCATTACAAGAGAGATGGTTCCAACAACATCCAAACTGTTCTTGCGCGTCCATCCgaaaagaaacagaattaTATTTCTGACCAATACGACTCGTTTTCCAGAACGTTGATGCTTCAGAGTTTGATCCAGGACTCGGTGAACAACGACGAAAGAGCCATTAAAGAAGTGCGCGATCCATTTCTGCACCATCTTGTTTCAGTAGGAGGAATTGTCGTCGTAGTCAAACCGTTTCAAGGCAGAGAAGAGTACGAATTCAAGTACTTACAGCCCGGAGATTTGTTACGGATCGTAAAGTTTTACGTAAGACAAGACTCCGATCAGGTTTCTGTAAAATCCTTGAGTATGATGAAGAGAGAaaacgacaacaacatcagTCACGAAGAACTTATCAATTCAAATAAGGATTCTGTCTCGGGAGAAGTGACTCTTGATGGATATAAACTACACGATGAGGAAATCTTTGTTGATAAATCTGATCCCAACTATGGCAAGATTTATTGTACGGGAATAATCCTCAACACTTTTTTGGAATACAACAGTGAGACTAGTGATTTGTCACTAAGAGTCAAAAAGATTACTTCTCGAACTACTTCCGATTATGATCTTCTTAAGGATTTCCCCTTGAAT
- a CDS encoding predicted protein (go_function translation release factor activity~go_process translational termination) codes for WAIPKRNKLPPRPKWLIKEEELDEKFLKGGRGPGGQKINKSNSKVQLTHLPTGIVVTCQYSRSQESNRKRAREILALKLDDLNNPETSRNAVVNDRKTKVKQSKSKKANRKYTKLDAEREEIKRQEEEELAAVVDVEEEFESFLKNATIEIEEKKT; via the coding sequence TGGGCTATACCGAAGAGAAATAAATTACCTCCTCGACCCAAATGGCTCataaaggaagaagagctAGAcgagaagttcttgaaagGAGGAAGGGGTCCTGGAGGTcagaaaatcaacaaaagTAATAGCAAGGTGCAATTAACACACTTACCCACGGGCATAGTTGTAACATGTCAGTATTCCAGATCACAGGAACTGAACAGAAAACGAGCTCGAGAAATATTGGCTCTTAAACTAGACGATTTGAACAATCCTGAAACCAGTAGGAATGCTGTAGTGAACGACAGAAAGACAAAGGTTAAGCAAAGCAAGTCCAAGAAAGCAAACAGAAAATATACGAAACTCGATGCGGAAAGGGAAGAAATCAAACGgcaagaggaagaagagctAGCGGCGGTGGTAGacgtagaagaagagtttgaaagctttttgaagaatgctACTATAGAAATAGAGGAAAAAAAGACATAA
- the MCM5 gene encoding DNA replication licensing factor, MCM5 component (DNA replication licensing factor, MCM5 component part of ARS replication initiation complex (CDC46)~go_function DNA binding; ATP binding; DNA-dependent ATPase activity~go_process DNA replication initiation), with amino-acid sequence MSFERGEVYGTQVLPGEQPQDNSFNEVTKAFRSFILEFRLDSHFVYRDQLRENLLIKNYFLKVNSEHLINFNEVLNKKLTDDPAEMIPLFESAITDIAKRITYLSNEEVPVDFPNCQLILYSNASKTSIRNLDSEHISKIVRVSGIVISASVLSSRALQVQLICRACKHTMKIKVKSGFGQLNLPPKCQGAHNFDESGSQEKCPPDPYVIVHDKSSFIDQQVLKLQESPDMVPVGEMPRHILLQADRYMANQVVPGTRVTIVGIYSIFQAKQRSQGSVNNVAIRNPYLKVLGIQTDVDSGVNGQGITFSEEEEEEFIKLSRLPNLYDVFSKSIAPSIYGNEDIKKAITCLLMGGSKKILPDGMRLRGDINLLLLGDPGTAKSQLLKFVEKISPISVYTSGKGSSAAGLTASVQRDPQTRDFYLEGGAMVLADGGVVCIDEFDKMRDEDRVAIHEAMEQQTISIAKAGITTILNSRTSVLAAANPVFGRYDEFKSPGENIDFQTTILSRFDMIFIIKDDHNESRDMSIAKHVMNVHTGGKIQEQNQEGEIPIETMKRYIQYAKLRCAPRLSPDASERLSSHFVSIRRRLQINEADMNERSSIPITVRQLEAIIRITESLAKLTLSPVATEEHVEEAIRLFTASTMDAVDQGIASGGSGDATLNAEIKKVEHELRRRLPIGWSTAYNTLRKEFVDSGRATPAALDKALYILERHEVIRLRHQGKNILRVGV; translated from the coding sequence ATGTCTTTTGAAAGAGGTGAAGTCTATGGTACACAAGTCCTTCCAGGCGAACAGCCTCAGGACAACTCCTTCAATGAGGTTACCAAAGCGTTCCGTTCGttcattcttgaattcCGCCTTGACTCCCATTTTGTCTACAGAGACCAATTGCGTGAAAACTTGCTCATCAAGAACTACTTCCTTAAAGTCAACTCTGAACatctcatcaacttcaacgaagtGTTGAATAAGAAGTTGACAGATGACCCTGCGGAAATGATTCCGCTCTTTGAAAGCGCCATCACCGATATCGCTAAGAGAATCACCTACTTGtccaatgaagaagtccCTGTCGATTTCCCCAACTGTCAGTTGATTTTGTATTCGAATGCTAGTAAAACATCCATCAGAAACTTGGACTCAGAACACATCTCTAAGATCGTTAGAGTCAGCGGAATTGTCATATCTGCCTCTGTGTTGTCCTCGCGTGcccttcaagttcaacttaTTTGTAGAGCTTGTAAGCATACGATGAAGATCAAGGTCAAATCTGGCTTTGGACAGCTCAACTTACCACCTAAATGCCAAGGGGCTCACAATTTCGACGAGAGTGGTTCACAGGAAAAATGTCCACCAGATCCTTATGTCATTGTTCACGACAAATCGAGCTTCATCGACCAGCaggtgttgaagttgcaaGAGTCACCTGATATGGTACCTGTGGGTGAAATGCCCAGAcacattcttcttcaggCTGATAGATACATGGCTAATCAAGTTGTACCAGGTACTAGAGTCACTATTGTCGGTATCTACTCGATCTTCCAAGCCAAACAAAGGTCTCAAGGAAGCGTAAACAACGTGGCTATCCGTAATCCATATTTAAAAGTCCTTGGAATCCAGACTGATGTCGATAGCGGAGTCAATGGGCAGGGAATTACGTTcagcgaagaagaagaagaagaattcatTAAGTTATCGAGGTTGCCCAACTTGTACGACGTTTTCTCTAAGTCTATCGCTCCATCTATTTATGGTAACGAAGACATTAAGAAGGCTATCACCTGTTTACTTATGGGTGgttccaagaagatcttgCCAGACGGAATGAGATTAAGAGGAGACATCAATCTCTTACTTCTTGGTGATCCAGGTACAGCCAAGTCgcaattgttgaagtttgtaGAAAAGATCTCGCCTATTTCTGTCTACACTTCGGGTAAGGGTTCTTCTGCAGCTGGTTTGACTGCTTCCGTTCAAAGGGACCCCCAGACCAGAGATTTCTATTTGGAAGGTGGTGCTATGGTTTTAGCCGATGGAGGTGTTGTGTGTATTGATGAGTTCGACAAGATGAGAGATGAAGACAGAGTAGCTATCCACGAAGCTATGGAACAACAAACCATCTCTATCGCCAAAGCTGGTATTACTACAATCTTAAACTCGAGAACCTCTGTACTTGCAGCTGCTAATCCAGTCTTTGGTAGATACGATGAATTCAAGAGTCCTGGCGAAAACATCGACTTCCAAACTACCATCTTGTCGAGATTTGATAtgattttcatcatcaaagATGATCACAACGAGCTGAGAGATATGTCCATCGCCAAGCACGTTATGAATGTCCACACCGGTGGAAAGATACAAGAACAGAACCAAGAAGGTGAAATTCCTATCGAAACTATGAAGAGATATATCCAGTATGCCAAGTTGAGATGTGCACCACGATTGAGTCCTGATGCTTCGGAAAGATTGTCGTCTCATTTTGTGTCcattagaagaagattacAAATCAACGAAGCCGATATGAACGAAAGATCGTCTATTCCTATCACTGTCAGACAATTGGAAGCTATTATCCGTATCACTGAAtctttggccaagttgACTTTGTCTCCAGTAGCCACCGAAGAACatgtagaagaagcaattaGACTATTCACAGCATCTACCATGGATGCCGTAGATCAAGGTATCGCTAGTGGTGGCTCTGGTGATGCTACCCTAAACGCAGAGATTAAGAAGGTAGAACACGagttgagaagaagattacCCATTGGTTGGTCCACAGCTTACAACACCttaagaaaagaatttgtGGATTCAGGTAGGGCAACTCCTGCTGCATTAGACAAGGCACTCTACATCTTGGAGAGACACGAGGTCATCAGATTGAGACACCAGGGGAAGAACATCTTGCGTGTTGGTGTATAA
- a CDS encoding predicted protein (go_component nucleus; small nucleolar ribonucleoprotein complex), producing the protein FSELIDRPRSELTELELQKLEEFEFAHGPMSLIQNAVNNNTPIVISCRNNHKLIGKVRAFDRHCNLILENVKELWTETSKNNKGKATKSISRERFISKLFLRGDSIVIILKA; encoded by the coding sequence TTTAGTGAACTTATTGATCGTCCTCGTTCTGAGTTGACAGAACTCGAACTTCAAAAGTTAGAAGAGTTCGAATTTGCCCATGGACCCATGTCACTTATCCAGAATGCTGTTAATAACAACACACCCATAGTGATTTCATGTCGTAATAACCACAAGTTGATAGGCAAAGTGCGTGCTTTCGACAGACACTGTAATCTCATTTTAGAAAATGTCAAAGAGCTTTGGACGGAGACatccaagaacaacaagGGCAAGGCTACTAAGTCAATCTCGAGAGAAAGAttcatttccaaattgTTTTTAAGAGGAGATTCTATTGTGATCATATTGAAGGCATGA